The genomic stretch AGTTCTTTTCCACCGGCGTGTTCCATTCGGGCGAGCGTCACGTGTGGCGTGAACTCGTGGGATTCCGGCTCGAATCCCATCGCGACCGTCCGCGATTCGACGGCCTCGTGGAGTCGCGTGAGCGAGTCGCCTCCAGCTTCGACGCCGAGCCAGACGACGCTGATGTACTCGAGGCTCGGGAAGACGCCTAGTCCACCGAAGCGAGCGGAAAACGGCTCGACGGACGCATCGGAAACGGCAGCGGCGAGTTCGCGTCGGAGGTCGTCCAACTGACCCTCGCCGACGTCGCCGAGGAATTTGAGCGTTACGTGCGTCTGCTCGGGGTCCGTGAACCGCAATCCACTCGCATCGCGTAACTCGTCTTGAACGGTCTCAATCGACGCCGCGAGGTCGTCGGGAAGGTCGACGCTGACGAACAGTCGCATGTGCTGTTCGTAGGCTCGAGTGCTTCTTCAACGATTTGGCGGTGGGGTGGGCTTTCCCATCACCTCACTCCTCGAACTCTCCCTCGAATTCGTCCTCGAGTTCGGAGAAATCTTCGATGATGTGGAAGCTGATTAGCTCTCCTGGCCCTTCCTGTGCAATGCCGACCACGAGTCGCTCCTCGTCCGGATCGTCGATTGTGACGGTGTCGGTTCGTTCTGGACCGAGTGGAGTGGCGTTGTCGTCGCCATCGTCGCCATCGTCGTTGTCCTCCCCGTCGTCCGCTGACTCGCCATCGTCACTCGCCTCGTCGGGTTCGTCCTCGAGTTCGACGCTGACCTCGTACTCGCCGGCTTCAGACCAGGTATCGTCGTAAAACGCGGCCCCATCGTTGTCCTCGTCGTCGCCGTCACGGTCTCGCTCGAGGTCGAACGACTCCTCGAGTGCGACGTCGCCGTCCGGGTCGACGATTTCGATCGTCCCGCTAATCGGCTCGTCGGCTCCGTTGAATACGTTTACCTCCTCTAAGGTCATGTCTGCGAGGAAGTCGACGGCGCTCGAACAGCCGGCTACGGAAGCCACTGCCGCAGTGGCCCCGACGGTAAGAACGCGTCGTCGAGTGAACGGTCGTGAAACGGGGCGCTGCGTACTCGATGTATCGGGCGTCGGCGTCGGTCCGGAGGTGTCATCACACGGAGACATTCGGGTGGTCGTACCAGCATGTTCTATTAAATTCCTGCTATTTCTTCGTTCACATACCAACGCCGGTGACTCGAGAAAACAGACGATAGCTCAGTTTCGCTCCGCTCTCGTTCGGACTCTCGAGAACGAGTAGGCCCGGTTCGCCGATGAGGGCCATCCCGAGGACGAGTCGCTGTGACATTTCCTTCGAGTAACCACTCGGTGTCTGATCGGCGGCGTCGTGGATCCCGACGCGCTTGAGGACGTCTATGGGTGGACATTGGCGTCTTTGGCTTCGATGGCGGTTCCGATGAATTCTCACCTTTACTAAATCCGTGTGATCTGTGATTTAACCACTCTCCCAACGGTTAGTCTGTGTGGCACACGTCGCGACGAATCGCGATCGGTCGACCGAACAGGAATAACACTCGAGGTCGCAGCCCTTAACAGTCCTCGACGCCACATTCCGCCAATGACTGACCGAGAGGGCGATCGCGACCACCGATTCTCCGAAGGCGAGGGGTTCGGTGACACCTACGACGAATTCGATCTGGATCCGCCGGAACTGGGCGTCGACCCCTCGAAGGTCGACCCCGTCGACTCCAGGGTTGTCACCGACACGCTCGATTCGCACAACATCGATCAGGACGACGTCGCGGCGAGTGAGTTACTCGACGTCGGCCTCAACTACATGCAGATCAACCGCTTTGAGCAGGCGACTGCCGCGTTCGAGCGGACCGCGCGTTTCGCCGACGATGAACGCATCGAACAGGAAGCGTGGGTGAACAAAGGCGTCGCCCACGCGGAACTCGAGGAGTGGGACGAAGCGATCGGTGCCCATCGCGAAGCGCTCGAGGTGGACGACTCGAGTGAGCACGCCGCGACGGCCGAGACGAATCTCGCGTACGCACTCTGGGAGTTCGGCGAGACGGCGCAAGCGCTCGAACACGCCGAACGCGCCATCGAAATCGACGAACGCTTCGCCGAGGGTTGGTTCAACCGAGCCTTCTTCCTCTCAGAACGAGGCCTCGCAGAAGACGCCCTGCACTGCATCGACAACGCGATTCGCCTCGGCTTGCGTAATGCGAAGGTCCTCGAGGAAAAGGCCGAAATTCTCGAGGAGTTAGGCGAGTACGACGAAGCCGAAGAGATCGCAGAGGAGGCAAACGCGTTACTCGAGCAGGCCGAACAGGACGTCATGGAAGAACGTCGAGAGATGAACGGCCAGGGACAGGCTGCCGGCACCGGCGGACCGGCTGGTGGGCCCCCTCGAGAGAATCTCGACGCACAGGATCTGACCGACCCCGGCCGTAGCGCTCCCGACGCCGACTCCGAAAACGGCGACGAGGAGTGGCGACTCGAGTAACGGATGATCGTCACAGAACAGGAGACGCCGGAGGGGTTGTTGGTCACGGTCTGCGACGAGGACGCCCTCGGCGAGACGTTCGAAACAGACGATGTCTCCTTGACCGTCACCGAGGAGTTCTACGGCGGCGAGGTGGTCGACGAGGAGGCCGTTGCCGACAGCCTCGCACGGGCGACCGTCAGTAACATCGTCGGGACGCGCTCGGTCGAGTTCGCGATCGAAGCAGGATTCGTCGACGAAGCGAACGTCCTCGAGATCGGATCGACGCTTCACGCGCAGACGCTTCGGCTTTGATTCGAGGCTGGCGGTATCGAAGTCGCTCAGAGATCCGCTCTTTTGAAC from Natronorubrum sediminis encodes the following:
- the thpR gene encoding RNA 2',3'-cyclic phosphodiesterase yields the protein MRLFVSVDLPDDLAASIETVQDELRDASGLRFTDPEQTHVTLKFLGDVGEGQLDDLRRELAAAVSDASVEPFSARFGGLGVFPSLEYISVVWLGVEAGGDSLTRLHEAVESRTVAMGFEPESHEFTPHVTLARMEHAGGKELVQNVVREREPTVGKMHVDSIHLTESTLTDDGPTYSSVDSFSLE
- a CDS encoding tetratricopeptide repeat protein; translated protein: MTDREGDRDHRFSEGEGFGDTYDEFDLDPPELGVDPSKVDPVDSRVVTDTLDSHNIDQDDVAASELLDVGLNYMQINRFEQATAAFERTARFADDERIEQEAWVNKGVAHAELEEWDEAIGAHREALEVDDSSEHAATAETNLAYALWEFGETAQALEHAERAIEIDERFAEGWFNRAFFLSERGLAEDALHCIDNAIRLGLRNAKVLEEKAEILEELGEYDEAEEIAEEANALLEQAEQDVMEERREMNGQGQAAGTGGPAGGPPRENLDAQDLTDPGRSAPDADSENGDEEWRLE
- a CDS encoding DUF424 domain-containing protein translates to MIVTEQETPEGLLVTVCDEDALGETFETDDVSLTVTEEFYGGEVVDEEAVADSLARATVSNIVGTRSVEFAIEAGFVDEANVLEIGSTLHAQTLRL